Proteins encoded together in one Pseudomonadota bacterium window:
- a CDS encoding YbaB/EbfC family nucleoid-associated protein has product MMKGGLGKLMKQAQKMQEDMKKAQEELASLEVIGVAGGDMVQVVMNCKHEVRQVKIDDALIGEDKDMLEDLIAAAMNDCAKKVEKATQEKMSGLTAGLPPGMNLPF; this is encoded by the coding sequence ATGATGAAAGGTGGACTCGGCAAGCTCATGAAGCAAGCCCAAAAAATGCAAGAAGACATGAAAAAGGCGCAGGAGGAATTGGCCTCGCTAGAGGTCATCGGCGTGGCGGGTGGCGATATGGTTCAAGTCGTAATGAACTGTAAGCACGAAGTCAGGCAGGTGAAAATTGATGACGCCTTAATCGGAGAGGACAAGGACATGCTCGAAGATCTCATCGCGGCGGCGATGAACGACTGCGCCAAGAAAGTTGAAAAGGCCACGCAGGAAAAAATGTCGGGCCTAACCGCCGGATTGCCCCCCGGCATGAATCTACCGTTCTGA
- the dnaX gene encoding DNA polymerase III subunit gamma/tau encodes MSYTVLARKWRPRNFAEMAGQEHVLRALINALDNDRLHHGFLFTGTRGVGKTTIARILAKCLNCEQGVSSTPCGKCSACLEIDEGRFVDLIEVDAASRTKVDDTRELLDNVQYAPTAGRYKVYLIDEVHMLSRHSFNALLKTLEEPPPHVKFLLATTDPQRLPATVLSRCLQFNLKRLPKELIVERLKAICEAESFSFESDALSLLAHGADGSMRDALSLLDQAVAFGGGAVNEADVRAMLGTVERNKVYELARLLARRDGQAVLERVAAMDEYAPDYAEVLQELSLLLQRAAIYHLTQVKPRDSQEMFDLVTELCGLLDKEDVQLLYQIAIVGRRDLPLAPDMRSGFEMVLLRMLAFLPASPQGEGKKKPLSETQSHARSTVAAAPQGASHATNTKTATQSASPSSAERAPSDTGARVDFQDWSSALELFGLHGAARQLASNCVVSASDSHSLSLVLDESNQHMLTPQVLNKLTSVIQGHLGDAFSISIALGSVTADTPAKQQRDAEQANRLAIRDSLLNDPNVQTLLETFDATLHEDSIKPIN; translated from the coding sequence ATGAGCTACACCGTTCTTGCCCGCAAGTGGCGCCCACGCAATTTTGCTGAAATGGCCGGACAGGAACACGTACTTCGCGCGTTGATCAACGCCCTGGATAACGATCGACTCCATCATGGCTTTTTATTCACCGGCACCCGGGGTGTCGGGAAAACGACCATCGCGCGTATTTTGGCGAAATGCCTAAACTGCGAACAAGGCGTCAGTTCCACGCCGTGTGGTAAATGCTCAGCCTGTCTAGAGATCGACGAAGGTCGTTTCGTCGATCTGATTGAAGTGGACGCTGCCTCCCGAACGAAAGTCGACGACACGCGAGAACTACTCGATAACGTGCAGTACGCCCCAACGGCCGGGCGATATAAGGTTTACCTCATCGATGAGGTCCACATGCTGTCTCGCCATTCGTTTAACGCGTTGCTAAAAACGCTCGAGGAACCCCCTCCACACGTTAAATTCCTGCTGGCCACGACCGACCCGCAGCGCTTGCCGGCAACTGTCTTGTCACGTTGTCTGCAGTTTAATTTGAAGCGTCTACCGAAAGAGCTAATCGTCGAACGCCTCAAGGCGATTTGTGAGGCGGAGTCATTTAGCTTCGAGTCAGATGCGCTGTCTCTGTTGGCGCACGGCGCCGACGGGAGCATGCGAGATGCGCTGAGTTTGCTCGATCAGGCCGTGGCGTTTGGCGGCGGCGCAGTCAATGAAGCGGATGTGCGTGCCATGCTTGGCACGGTGGAGCGAAATAAGGTCTATGAGCTGGCGCGCCTACTGGCGCGGCGAGACGGTCAGGCGGTGCTCGAGCGCGTCGCGGCGATGGACGAATATGCGCCTGACTATGCCGAAGTGTTGCAGGAGTTGTCGCTGTTGCTGCAACGTGCCGCCATTTATCATCTGACACAGGTCAAGCCACGCGACTCGCAGGAAATGTTCGATTTAGTCACGGAGTTATGCGGCCTGCTGGATAAAGAGGACGTGCAACTGTTGTATCAAATTGCAATTGTGGGTCGCCGTGATTTACCGCTGGCGCCGGATATGCGCAGTGGTTTTGAAATGGTGTTGCTACGTATGCTCGCGTTTTTGCCGGCATCGCCGCAGGGCGAAGGTAAAAAAAAACCGTTGAGTGAGACACAGTCTCACGCTCGATCCACGGTGGCCGCAGCACCGCAAGGGGCATCACATGCGACGAACACCAAGACGGCGACGCAATCGGCATCTCCCAGCTCGGCTGAGCGCGCTCCCTCTGACACCGGTGCGCGGGTTGATTTTCAGGACTGGTCGTCCGCGCTTGAGTTGTTCGGCTTGCACGGTGCGGCGCGCCAGCTGGCGTCGAATTGCGTCGTGAGCGCCAGCGACTCACACTCATTGAGCCTGGTGTTGGATGAATCGAATCAGCACATGTTGACGCCACAGGTGCTCAATAAGCTGACGTCGGTGATTCAGGGCCACCTTGGCGACGCGTTTTCGATTTCCATTGCGTTGGGTAGCGTCACGGCGGATACGCCCGCCAAGCAGCAGCGTGATGCCGAACAGGCCAATCGACTGGCGATCCGCGACTCATTGCTCAATGATCCAAACGTTCAGACCTTACTGGAGACGTTTGACGCGACGTTGCATGAAGATTCCATTAAACCGATCAACTAG
- the dapA gene encoding 4-hydroxy-tetrahydrodipicolinate synthase, translating to MFSGSLVALVTPFSNGRLDEPALRRMVDFQIEHGTNGLVPVGTTGESPTLSEAEHKRVIEVVVEQAAGRVRVLAGAGSNNPIESIEYARCAEEAGADGALVVVGYYNRPSQEGIYRHFEMLHNETNIPLVVYNIPPRAVVDVSSETMARLAALDRVVGVKDATGNLGRVSEERQRIGDDFAYLSGDDITAVAYNAVGGKGCISVTGNVLPAECAAMQAACERGDFAAARAIHDQLVPLHLALFTEPSPAGAKYAASLLGLCEEESRLPIVAVSEATRHAIRAGLEHAGVSL from the coding sequence ATGTTTAGTGGATCTTTGGTTGCGCTGGTTACGCCATTTTCGAATGGGCGACTCGATGAGCCGGCGCTTCGCCGCATGGTTGATTTTCAAATCGAACACGGCACGAACGGACTGGTGCCGGTCGGCACGACGGGCGAGTCACCGACCCTCAGCGAAGCCGAGCACAAGCGCGTTATCGAGGTTGTCGTGGAGCAGGCGGCAGGGCGGGTTCGGGTGCTCGCGGGTGCCGGCTCAAATAACCCGATTGAATCAATCGAATACGCTCGTTGCGCCGAAGAGGCGGGTGCTGACGGGGCGCTGGTGGTTGTGGGTTACTACAATCGACCCTCGCAGGAGGGCATCTACCGTCATTTTGAGATGCTCCATAACGAAACCAACATTCCGCTGGTGGTCTACAACATCCCGCCCCGAGCGGTAGTGGATGTCAGCAGCGAGACGATGGCTCGATTAGCCGCATTGGATCGTGTTGTTGGCGTGAAAGACGCCACCGGCAATTTGGGCCGGGTGTCGGAGGAGCGGCAGCGTATCGGAGATGATTTTGCCTATTTATCGGGCGACGACATCACCGCGGTGGCGTACAACGCAGTCGGTGGAAAAGGGTGCATCTCGGTCACCGGGAATGTGCTACCGGCCGAGTGTGCCGCGATGCAAGCGGCCTGCGAACGCGGCGATTTCGCTGCCGCGCGTGCCATTCACGATCAGTTAGTACCATTGCACCTTGCCTTGTTCACTGAGCCGAGTCCGGCCGGCGCCAAGTACGCCGCATCGCTGCTGGGCCTGTGTGAGGAGGAATCTCGGCTGCCGATCGTCGCGGTGTCCGAGGCAACGCGCCACGCCATCCGGGCAGGGTTGGAACACGCGGGCGTGTCGCTTTGA
- a CDS encoding ACT domain-containing protein, giving the protein MTHFVLISAVGADRTGLVHDLTATVLDCGGNIVESRMATLGTQFATLILVSGNWHTLAKLESELETLNRQSELSVSCRRTENMPPKQNLLPYSVDLVSLDETGIVHAVSGFFGSRNIAIAELATHCRAAPHTGANLFEMQIIVNIPSTLHIARLRDEFAEFCDEINVDAILEPVKN; this is encoded by the coding sequence ATGACTCACTTTGTATTGATTTCTGCGGTCGGAGCCGACCGTACCGGCCTGGTACACGACCTTACCGCCACTGTTCTTGACTGCGGCGGCAACATTGTTGAAAGCCGTATGGCCACCCTCGGTACGCAATTTGCGACGTTGATTCTGGTGTCGGGCAACTGGCATACGTTGGCCAAACTCGAATCTGAACTCGAGACGCTCAACCGACAGAGCGAACTGTCCGTTTCGTGCCGTCGCACCGAGAACATGCCGCCCAAACAAAACCTGTTGCCATACTCGGTCGACCTGGTGTCATTGGATGAAACCGGAATAGTGCATGCCGTGTCGGGCTTTTTCGGTTCGCGCAACATTGCCATCGCCGAACTGGCCACGCACTGCCGCGCGGCGCCACACACCGGCGCAAACCTGTTTGAAATGCAAATTATCGTCAACATTCCAAGCACGCTTCACATCGCGCGATTGCGCGATGAGTTCGCGGAGTTTTGTGACGAAATAAATGTCGACGCCATCCTTGAGCCGGTCAAAAACTAA
- a CDS encoding peroxiredoxin, whose amino-acid sequence MPRPVIGKKVKNFKASATSDATIELNKLKGKNVVLYFYPKDSTPGCTTEGLDFQANSLKFKRRNTVVLGVSRDSLKSHENFRTKQGFKFDLISDPDETLCKQFDVIQEKNMYGRKVLGIERSTFLIDEKGILRNEWRKVKVKGHVDDVLEAVKALQ is encoded by the coding sequence GTGCCCCGACCCGTCATTGGTAAGAAAGTGAAGAATTTTAAAGCGTCGGCCACGTCCGATGCGACGATCGAGCTCAACAAATTAAAAGGAAAGAATGTTGTCCTGTATTTTTACCCCAAAGACAGCACGCCAGGATGCACGACCGAAGGGCTCGACTTTCAAGCGAACTCGCTGAAATTCAAACGACGCAATACGGTCGTCTTGGGTGTGTCGCGCGACAGCCTAAAAAGCCACGAGAATTTTCGAACCAAGCAGGGTTTTAAATTTGATCTGATCTCCGACCCAGACGAAACGTTGTGCAAACAGTTCGACGTGATTCAAGAGAAGAACATGTACGGGCGAAAAGTTCTGGGGATCGAGCGCAGCACGTTTTTAATCGACGAAAAAGGCATCCTTCGCAATGAGTGGCGCAAAGTAAAAGTTAAAGGTCATGTCGACGACGTTCTGGAGGCCGTCAAAGCACTGCAATGA
- a CDS encoding PhoH family protein yields the protein MSKRRIFVLDTNVLMHDPAAIFRFDEHDVHLPMMVLEELDRGKKGMSEAARNARQASRFIDELIQKGGDTLIEEGVQLPGRFHRGEDNEIDAGRLMFDTDTLQTPSVALTEEVPDNSILSTAIHLKVKYSDADVVLVSKDINLRIKARIVGVAAEDYYNDKTLNDVDLLFSGVSELPHDFWDTHSKNMDSWLEEGRTFYKLSGPLVSTWAPGQFVYSDQATAFDATVVSLDDDGATVELVQDYRSEHNNVWGIRARNREQNYVLNLLLNDDIDFVTVLGAAGTGKTLLALAAGLQQTLDDNRFKEIIMTRVTVPLGEDIGFLPGTEEEKMESWMGALMDNLEVLTQSEESGSWGRGATQDLVRSRIKIRSMNFMRGRTFFGRYIIVDEAQNLTAKQMKALITRAGPGTKVVAIGNVAQIDTPYLTETTSGLTYVVNRFKSWPHSGHITLMQGERSRLADYASDAL from the coding sequence ATGAGTAAACGCCGTATCTTTGTGCTCGACACCAATGTGTTGATGCACGACCCCGCCGCCATTTTCCGCTTTGACGAGCATGATGTTCATCTGCCCATGATGGTGCTTGAGGAACTGGATCGCGGCAAAAAAGGCATGTCAGAAGCCGCGCGGAACGCGCGTCAAGCGAGCCGCTTTATTGACGAGCTGATACAAAAAGGGGGCGACACGCTCATCGAAGAAGGCGTTCAGCTGCCTGGGCGATTTCACCGTGGCGAGGACAACGAAATCGACGCGGGTCGTCTGATGTTCGATACCGATACCCTCCAGACGCCCTCAGTAGCATTAACCGAGGAAGTGCCGGACAACAGCATTCTCTCTACCGCCATCCATCTCAAGGTCAAGTACTCCGACGCGGACGTCGTACTGGTCTCAAAAGATATCAACCTGCGCATCAAGGCGCGCATTGTGGGTGTCGCCGCCGAGGACTACTACAATGATAAGACGCTCAACGATGTTGACCTGCTCTTTTCTGGCGTGAGCGAGCTGCCCCATGATTTTTGGGACACCCATAGCAAGAACATGGATTCCTGGCTCGAGGAAGGCCGCACGTTTTACAAACTCAGCGGCCCGCTGGTCAGCACATGGGCACCCGGTCAATTCGTCTACTCGGACCAAGCGACCGCCTTCGACGCCACGGTGGTCAGTCTTGACGACGACGGCGCAACGGTCGAGTTAGTGCAGGACTATCGCAGCGAACACAACAACGTGTGGGGCATTCGAGCGCGTAATCGCGAGCAAAACTACGTGCTCAACCTGCTGCTCAACGACGACATCGATTTTGTCACGGTACTCGGCGCAGCAGGCACCGGAAAAACCTTGCTCGCCCTCGCCGCTGGCCTTCAACAAACGCTGGATGATAATCGCTTCAAAGAAATCATCATGACTCGCGTCACGGTACCGTTGGGTGAGGACATCGGTTTTCTGCCTGGCACCGAAGAAGAAAAAATGGAGTCGTGGATGGGCGCGCTGATGGACAATCTGGAGGTGCTCACGCAAAGCGAAGAGAGCGGCTCATGGGGGCGCGGCGCAACGCAAGATTTGGTCCGCAGTCGCATCAAAATTCGGTCGATGAATTTTATGCGAGGTCGCACCTTCTTCGGGCGGTACATTATTGTCGACGAAGCCCAAAACCTCACCGCCAAACAAATGAAAGCGCTCATCACTCGGGCCGGCCCGGGCACCAAGGTGGTGGCGATCGGTAACGTCGCGCAAATCGACACGCCCTACCTAACCGAAACCACGTCCGGACTGACCTACGTCGTGAATCGTTTCAAATCCTGGCCCCATTCGGGTCATATCACCCTGATGCAGGGCGAACGCTCCCGTCTGGCCGATTACGCATCGGATGCCCTTTGA
- a CDS encoding M48 family metalloprotease — MKLVLFLIVMGFTSSIYANVNSDLPDLGLSASARISSTQEYQLGRAIVRDLQRRGAILQDPELTAYIQAIGHRIAIHAHEGDQRFTFFVVDDPEINAFALPGGFIGVHTGLIAATRNENELAGVLAHEIAHVSQKHIARFIESQGQNSMLTTAASLAAILIGGLGGADSAAIGAAVQAVQGASIQQRINFTRDNEYEADRVGVQFLYEAGFDPEGMPSFFQTLSRRNGVAGQQVPEFLRTHPVTRNRIAETRNRAEQLPERRVPSSMSYGLAKARLNILSKRSATVALSDIEARIEGHPSEERDDVQYAFGLALMRAGETQRAVELIEPLFKRNQATVAYHILYGEALFADDQVDEALVRLGQSQRLFPRNVPLTMSHASLLVDAGESEEARTLMLDLVNNVDYTTEQLRILALAANAAGYNGDAHYYMSEFHVLNGQLSLAADQLRLALKSPDIRDYQFARIETRLEEIEAVIVKSRRNQRRAPRAKPQPLRDAVAAR, encoded by the coding sequence ATGAAACTTGTTTTATTTCTTATTGTTATGGGATTTACCTCAAGTATCTATGCAAATGTAAACAGCGACCTGCCCGATCTCGGCCTCTCCGCCAGCGCACGCATTTCCAGCACCCAGGAATATCAGCTTGGCCGCGCGATTGTTCGAGATTTACAGCGACGCGGTGCCATTCTTCAGGACCCGGAGCTCACCGCGTATATCCAAGCCATCGGCCATCGCATCGCGATTCACGCACACGAAGGCGACCAGCGCTTCACCTTTTTTGTCGTCGACGATCCAGAAATCAACGCGTTTGCCCTGCCGGGCGGCTTCATCGGCGTCCACACCGGCTTGATCGCGGCCACCCGTAACGAAAATGAACTCGCGGGTGTACTGGCGCACGAAATCGCGCACGTCAGTCAGAAACACATCGCGCGGTTCATCGAATCTCAGGGTCAAAACAGCATGCTCACGACCGCGGCAAGTTTGGCGGCTATTTTGATCGGCGGTTTGGGCGGGGCGGACAGCGCGGCCATCGGCGCAGCTGTGCAGGCTGTCCAGGGCGCCTCCATTCAACAGCGCATCAACTTTACCCGTGACAACGAATACGAAGCGGATCGCGTCGGCGTACAGTTTCTGTATGAAGCGGGCTTTGATCCCGAGGGCATGCCGAGTTTTTTCCAGACCCTTTCACGCCGTAACGGCGTGGCCGGTCAGCAGGTACCCGAATTTCTCCGCACCCACCCGGTAACCCGAAATCGCATCGCGGAAACCCGAAACCGCGCCGAGCAGCTTCCTGAGCGTCGTGTGCCCAGTTCGATGAGCTATGGGCTGGCCAAGGCGCGTTTGAACATTCTATCAAAGCGCAGCGCAACCGTGGCTCTCAGTGACATTGAGGCGCGCATTGAGGGTCATCCCTCCGAAGAACGCGACGACGTCCAGTATGCCTTTGGGCTCGCCCTCATGCGCGCCGGAGAAACCCAACGCGCTGTCGAACTCATCGAACCGCTGTTCAAACGCAACCAAGCCACTGTCGCCTACCATATTCTCTACGGCGAGGCGCTTTTCGCCGACGACCAGGTTGACGAGGCGCTGGTGCGGCTGGGACAGTCGCAGCGCTTATTCCCGCGCAATGTGCCGCTAACAATGAGTCACGCCAGCCTGCTGGTTGACGCCGGCGAATCCGAAGAGGCGCGCACACTGATGCTCGATTTGGTTAATAACGTCGACTACACCACCGAGCAGCTTCGCATCCTGGCGCTGGCAGCAAACGCCGCCGGTTACAACGGCGACGCGCACTACTATATGTCCGAATTTCATGTGCTCAATGGCCAACTCTCGTTGGCGGCCGATCAACTTCGCCTCGCACTCAAATCCCCCGACATTCGCGACTACCAATTCGCTCGTATTGAAACGCGTCTCGAGGAAATCGAAGCCGTCATTGTGAAAAGTCGTCGAAACCAGCGCCGCGCACCCAGGGCTAAACCACAGCCTTTGCGCGACGCGGTTGCGGCCCGATAG
- a CDS encoding SUF system Fe-S cluster assembly regulator: MSKMTDYGTVVLATLANQPGAVFSAVEVAEATRLNEPTVKKILKTLARANLVDSFRGQQGGYALKGSAHEISAARIIDALEGPVMLTQCSAPEYTCHIQSCCTVGRSWQIINHQIRMALEDISLAQLLQGGPLAMNPMQFDLPLPASAN, translated from the coding sequence ATGAGCAAAATGACGGACTATGGCACCGTGGTTTTGGCAACCCTCGCCAATCAACCCGGCGCCGTGTTTAGTGCGGTAGAAGTTGCCGAAGCCACTCGCCTTAACGAGCCGACGGTCAAAAAAATCCTCAAGACACTCGCACGCGCGAATCTAGTCGATTCGTTTCGCGGGCAGCAAGGCGGCTACGCACTGAAAGGCAGCGCGCACGAAATCAGTGCCGCCCGAATCATCGACGCACTTGAAGGGCCCGTCATGCTTACCCAGTGCAGCGCACCGGAATACACCTGTCACATTCAATCTTGCTGCACCGTGGGCCGTAGCTGGCAAATCATCAATCACCAAATCCGCATGGCGCTCGAGGACATCTCGCTGGCGCAGCTACTGCAAGGCGGCCCGTTGGCAATGAACCCTATGCAGTTTGATCTCCCTCTCCCCGCTTCGGCGAACTAA
- the sufB gene encoding Fe-S cluster assembly protein SufB, producing the protein MAKSQDDMHDLVDRSYKHGFVTDIASETLPPGLDEDVIRRISAIKNEPEFLLEWRLKAYRRWLKMEPPNWAKLNIEPIDYQAISYYSAPKSEKDKPQSLDEVDPKLLETYDKLGIPLHERARLAGVAVDAVFDSVSVATTFREKLLDAGVIFCSFSEAVKDYPELVKQYLGSVVSHADNYFAALNSAVFTDGSFVYIPEGVRCPMELSTYFRINAANTGQFERTLIVADKGSHVSYLEGCTAPMRDENQLHAAVVELVALDDAQIKYSTVQNWYPGDENGVGGIYNFVTKRGDCRGPRSKISWTQVETGSAITWKYPSCILRGDDSQGEFYSVAVTNNWQQADTGTKMVHMGKNTRSTIISKGISAGQAQNAYRGLVKVLPGASHARNYAQCDSLLLGDKCGAHTFPYIEAANATAKIEHEATTSKIGEDQMFYCQQRGLSEEDAVSLIVNGFCKEVFKELPMEFAVEAQALLTVSLEGAVG; encoded by the coding sequence ATGGCCAAATCTCAAGACGATATGCACGACTTAGTCGATCGCTCGTACAAGCATGGATTCGTGACGGACATCGCGTCCGAAACGCTTCCACCAGGACTCGACGAGGATGTGATTCGACGTATTTCTGCGATTAAAAACGAGCCCGAGTTTTTGCTCGAATGGCGGCTCAAGGCGTATCGCCGATGGCTGAAGATGGAGCCACCCAACTGGGCGAAACTGAATATCGAGCCGATCGACTACCAAGCGATCTCGTATTATTCGGCGCCCAAATCCGAAAAGGACAAGCCACAAAGTCTCGATGAGGTCGATCCCAAGCTGCTCGAAACGTATGACAAGCTGGGCATTCCGCTGCATGAGCGCGCGCGATTGGCCGGTGTGGCCGTCGATGCCGTGTTCGACAGTGTGTCGGTCGCCACCACCTTTCGCGAGAAATTGCTCGACGCCGGCGTCATCTTTTGTTCTTTTTCTGAAGCGGTCAAAGACTACCCTGAGTTAGTCAAACAGTACTTGGGCTCGGTCGTGTCGCACGCCGATAACTATTTTGCCGCGCTCAATTCGGCCGTGTTCACCGACGGCTCGTTTGTGTATATCCCGGAGGGGGTTCGTTGCCCAATGGAGCTCTCAACGTACTTTCGGATCAACGCAGCGAACACCGGTCAGTTCGAACGCACGCTGATCGTCGCAGACAAAGGCAGTCACGTGAGCTATCTCGAAGGCTGCACCGCGCCTATGCGCGACGAAAATCAGCTGCATGCTGCAGTCGTGGAACTCGTCGCACTCGATGACGCACAAATCAAATACAGCACGGTGCAAAACTGGTACCCCGGCGACGAAAACGGTGTCGGCGGCATTTACAATTTCGTGACCAAACGCGGCGATTGTCGTGGTCCACGCTCAAAAATTTCGTGGACTCAAGTCGAAACCGGCTCCGCCATCACCTGGAAATACCCAAGCTGTATTCTTCGGGGAGACGATTCTCAGGGCGAGTTCTATTCAGTGGCTGTTACCAATAACTGGCAGCAGGCCGATACGGGCACCAAAATGGTTCATATGGGCAAGAACACCCGCAGCACCATCATTTCGAAAGGCATTTCCGCCGGACAGGCACAGAATGCCTATCGCGGCCTGGTCAAAGTGCTGCCCGGCGCCAGTCACGCGCGGAACTATGCGCAGTGCGATTCACTGCTGCTCGGCGATAAGTGTGGCGCCCATACGTTCCCGTATATCGAGGCCGCTAACGCCACAGCTAAAATCGAGCACGAAGCGACGACATCCAAAATTGGCGAGGATCAAATGTTCTATTGCCAGCAGCGTGGTCTGTCAGAAGAAGACGCGGTGAGCTTAATCGTCAATGGGTTTTGCAAAGAAGTATTTAAAGAATTGCCAATGGAATTTGCTGTCGAAGCTCAGGCGCTTCTGACGGTCAGCCTCGAAGGCGCTGTTGGATAG
- the sufC gene encoding Fe-S cluster assembly ATPase SufC codes for MLNINNLHASVDDTRILKGIDLNIEPGSVHAIMGPNGSGKSTLAGVLAGNPRYDVTDGTVDFLGDDLNDMSTEDRARAGLFLAFQYPVEIPGVNNAYLLKAALNAKRAYNGEPELDAFEFLTKIKSSMKTMNMSEDFLKRDVNAGFSGGEKKRNEVLQMQMLEPALAVLDETDSGLDIDALKIVADGVNGLRDEQRSFLVITHYQRLLDYIVPDYVHVLANGRIVKSGDRELALELEKRGYDWIVPQAVAS; via the coding sequence ATGCTTAATATTAACAATCTACACGCAAGCGTTGACGACACGCGGATTCTAAAGGGCATCGACCTGAATATTGAGCCTGGCAGCGTGCACGCGATCATGGGTCCAAATGGCTCGGGTAAAAGCACACTCGCCGGTGTGCTCGCCGGCAACCCACGCTACGACGTGACCGATGGCACCGTCGATTTTTTGGGTGACGACCTTAATGACATGAGCACGGAAGATCGCGCTCGCGCCGGTCTGTTCTTGGCCTTCCAATACCCGGTCGAAATCCCTGGGGTCAACAATGCCTATCTGCTAAAAGCAGCGCTCAACGCCAAGCGTGCCTACAACGGCGAGCCCGAACTCGACGCCTTCGAGTTTCTGACCAAGATCAAATCCAGCATGAAAACCATGAACATGAGCGAGGACTTTCTCAAGCGCGATGTAAACGCCGGCTTCTCGGGCGGCGAGAAAAAGCGCAATGAGGTGCTGCAAATGCAAATGCTCGAACCCGCGCTCGCAGTGCTCGATGAAACCGACTCCGGACTCGATATCGACGCGCTCAAAATCGTTGCCGATGGGGTCAACGGACTGCGCGATGAACAACGCTCGTTTCTTGTCATCACGCACTACCAGCGCTTACTCGATTATATTGTGCCAGACTATGTGCATGTGCTGGCCAACGGCCGCATCGTAAAAAGTGGCGATCGAGAGTTGGCGCTCGAACTGGAAAAACGCGGTTACGACTGGATTGTACCGCAGGCTGTTGCGTCATGA
- the sufD gene encoding Fe-S cluster assembly protein SufD gives MRPSMDLLAQAFADREQANLPAWLVDDQAHAWQRAFEHGLPWRRDEHWKYTSLFGLAKLPLRSPVARDAALERSVEHRVFDATNSHLIEWRNGRLITPAPLPEGVTLSVNGERHPADTPIRYSVMQDLNQAFADSAGVLSIADNTRLDKPIYLVHSLDGTHTLASPKLHIQVGAQCDLHVVDHLGGHSESGVTNRHLSLSLDANSHVQHALLQQHDHSASFINNTQVTVGRDAHYAALTIDLGAQLARHDLGIALNDHNAQCTMLAVYLPHGDQHVDHHTVVHHNTPHTHSQQRYHGVAGTKGHGVFNGKVLVQKDAQKITAEQSNQNILLSEKAAVDTKPELEIYADDVKCSHGATVGQLDPTSLFYLQSRGLSKHDAQRLLVQGFVRDIYSNVHNDTLAAWLDAAILSKLDVMVEDTQ, from the coding sequence ATGAGACCCTCCATGGACCTGCTGGCGCAGGCCTTTGCCGACCGTGAACAAGCCAACCTACCCGCTTGGCTTGTCGATGATCAAGCGCACGCCTGGCAACGCGCCTTCGAGCACGGATTACCTTGGCGTCGAGACGAGCACTGGAAATACACGAGTCTCTTTGGGTTAGCGAAGCTGCCGCTGCGCTCGCCAGTTGCCCGCGACGCGGCACTCGAGCGCTCAGTGGAGCACCGAGTATTCGACGCCACGAACAGCCACCTGATCGAGTGGCGTAACGGGCGTCTTATCACGCCAGCACCACTGCCCGAGGGTGTAACGCTGAGCGTAAATGGCGAGCGCCACCCCGCGGATACGCCGATTCGCTATTCGGTCATGCAAGATCTCAATCAAGCGTTCGCCGATTCAGCAGGCGTGCTCTCGATCGCGGACAATACCCGGCTTGATAAACCCATCTATTTAGTGCATTCCTTGGATGGCACCCATACCTTGGCGTCACCCAAACTGCATATCCAGGTCGGTGCGCAGTGCGACCTACACGTGGTGGATCATCTGGGTGGTCATAGTGAATCGGGCGTCACCAACCGGCATCTTTCGTTATCGCTCGACGCCAACTCGCATGTGCAGCACGCGCTTCTGCAACAGCATGACCACAGCGCGAGTTTTATCAATAACACGCAGGTCACGGTTGGACGCGACGCCCACTACGCGGCGCTAACCATTGATTTGGGTGCACAACTTGCCCGTCACGACTTGGGCATTGCGCTCAATGATCACAACGCGCAATGCACGATGCTCGCTGTGTATTTGCCGCATGGTGACCAACATGTGGATCACCATACGGTGGTGCATCACAACACCCCACACACTCACAGCCAACAGCGCTATCACGGGGTGGCCGGCACCAAGGGCCACGGTGTGTTTAATGGCAAGGTGTTGGTGCAAAAGGACGCACAAAAAATCACTGCTGAGCAGAGCAATCAAAACATACTGCTGAGCGAGAAGGCGGCCGTCGACACCAAGCCGGAACTCGAAATTTATGCCGACGACGTCAAATGCTCGCATGGAGCGACGGTCGGTCAGCTCGACCCGACGTCGCTGTTCTATTTACAAAGCCGTGGGTTGAGTAAGCATGACGCTCAACGACTGCTCGTGCAGGGTTTTGTGCGCGACATATATAGCAACGTGCACAACGACACGCTCGCTGCCTGGCTCGACGCGGCAATCCTGTCCAAACTTGACGTCATGGTGGAGGACACGCAATGA